A stretch of Myxococcus hansupus DNA encodes these proteins:
- a CDS encoding MFS transporter produces MAPPPTDTTVAYDSPRGRGVLLASVLGSGMAFLDSTAVNVALPAMGRELNTGLSGLQWAVDAYLLTLGSLVLTGGALGDAKGQRRVFLLGMLAFTATSVLCGLSPNAWTLAAFRAAQGVGAALLVPASLALLRTSFPPEDRQRAVSAWAGLSGVTTAVGPLLGGWLVDAGSWRFVFFLNVPLAALTAWVALRHVPAIAPAQGTHRLDLAGAVTAALGLGGVIYALIEGPVHHWPATAVFAACAGAALLVLFVVLEARQRAPMLPLRLFHSHTFSGANLTTLVVYFALGGATFLVVLALQQQLGYSALGAGAALLPITLLLLVLSPPVGRLAGRIGARPLMTAGPLLAGVGLALLTRIQRGGDYVSTVLPGIVVLGLGLSLTVGPLTAVVLGAVEDRYAGIASGVNNAVARIAGLLAVALLPLLGGLAGDTGVDFLAGTRRALWVSAGLCAVGALCSLVTIPREAGRENKRPPSTQGTRTWKPHSGRAD; encoded by the coding sequence ATGGCCCCGCCCCCCACCGACACCACCGTCGCCTATGACAGTCCTCGTGGCAGAGGGGTCCTGCTCGCCAGTGTCCTGGGCAGTGGCATGGCGTTCCTCGACTCCACCGCCGTCAACGTGGCCCTGCCCGCCATGGGCCGCGAGCTGAACACCGGCCTGTCCGGCCTCCAGTGGGCCGTGGATGCCTACCTGCTCACGCTCGGCTCCCTGGTCCTCACCGGCGGCGCGCTGGGTGATGCGAAGGGCCAGCGCCGCGTCTTCCTGCTGGGGATGCTCGCCTTCACGGCGACGTCCGTCCTGTGCGGACTGTCGCCCAATGCCTGGACGCTGGCGGCCTTCCGCGCCGCGCAGGGCGTGGGCGCCGCGCTGCTGGTGCCCGCGAGCCTCGCCTTGCTGCGCACCTCGTTCCCTCCGGAGGACCGGCAGCGCGCCGTGTCCGCCTGGGCCGGGCTGTCCGGCGTCACCACGGCGGTGGGGCCGCTGCTCGGCGGATGGCTCGTGGACGCGGGCTCGTGGCGCTTCGTCTTCTTCCTCAACGTGCCGCTGGCGGCGCTCACCGCGTGGGTCGCCCTGCGCCACGTGCCAGCCATCGCCCCCGCGCAAGGCACGCATCGGCTGGACCTCGCGGGCGCGGTGACGGCGGCGCTCGGGTTGGGCGGCGTCATCTACGCGCTCATCGAAGGACCCGTCCATCACTGGCCCGCGACGGCCGTGTTCGCGGCCTGCGCGGGCGCCGCGCTGCTGGTGCTCTTCGTCGTCCTGGAGGCGAGGCAACGCGCGCCGATGCTCCCGCTCCGCCTCTTCCACTCGCACACGTTCTCCGGAGCGAACCTCACCACGCTCGTCGTGTACTTCGCGCTCGGGGGCGCCACGTTCCTCGTGGTGCTCGCCCTGCAGCAACAGCTCGGTTACTCCGCGTTGGGCGCGGGGGCGGCGCTGCTCCCCATCACCCTGCTGCTGCTCGTGCTGTCACCGCCGGTGGGGAGGCTCGCGGGACGCATCGGCGCGAGGCCGCTGATGACGGCGGGGCCGCTGCTCGCGGGCGTGGGGCTGGCGCTGCTGACGCGCATCCAGCGCGGCGGCGACTACGTGAGCACCGTGCTGCCCGGCATCGTCGTGCTGGGCCTGGGGCTGTCGCTCACCGTGGGCCCGCTGACGGCGGTGGTGCTCGGCGCCGTGGAGGACCGCTACGCGGGCATCGCCTCCGGAGTGAACAACGCCGTGGCCCGCATCGCCGGCCTGCTGGCGGTGGCCCTGCTGCCCCTGCTGGGCGGACTGGCCGGGGACACCGGCGTGGACTTCCTCGCGGGGACGCGGCGCGCGCTCTGGGTGTCCGCGGGGCTGTGCGCCGTGGGGGCCCTGTGCTCGCTCGTCACGATTCCCCGCGAGGCCGGCCGCGAAAACAAGAGGCCCCCGTCCACACAAGGGACGAGGACCTGGAAACCTCACAGCGGACGCGCGGACTAG
- a CDS encoding thioredoxin family protein, whose protein sequence is MKHVVTALALGTLFVGAPAFADAEVGKPAPSFTVKDESGKEHSLAQYKGRVVVLEWTNPECPFVQRHYKSDTMVTTLKGFDAKKVVWLAVDSTAHNTPEKSAAWKKEEGFPYPVLQDASGTLGKSYGAKTTPHMYVIDEKGVVRYAGAIDDDPRGKNAKPSNHVKTAVDAVIGGQTVPASTTTPYGCTVKYKT, encoded by the coding sequence ATGAAGCACGTCGTCACCGCGCTCGCGCTCGGCACGCTGTTCGTCGGAGCCCCCGCCTTCGCTGATGCCGAGGTCGGCAAGCCCGCGCCGTCCTTCACCGTCAAGGACGAGTCCGGCAAGGAGCACTCGCTGGCGCAGTACAAGGGCCGGGTCGTCGTCCTCGAGTGGACCAACCCCGAGTGCCCCTTCGTGCAGCGGCACTACAAGTCCGACACGATGGTCACCACGCTGAAGGGCTTCGACGCGAAGAAGGTGGTGTGGCTGGCGGTGGACTCCACCGCGCACAACACGCCGGAGAAGTCCGCCGCGTGGAAGAAGGAAGAGGGCTTCCCGTACCCGGTGCTGCAGGACGCCAGCGGCACGTTGGGCAAGTCCTACGGCGCGAAGACGACGCCGCACATGTACGTCATCGATGAGAAGGGCGTCGTGCGCTACGCGGGCGCCATCGACGATGACCCGCGCGGAAAGAACGCCAAGCCGTCCAACCACGTGAAGACGGCCGTGGACGCGGTGATTGGCGGCCAGACGGTCCCCGCCTCCACCACGACGCCGTACGGCTGCACGGTGAAGTACAAGACCTAG